The following are encoded in a window of Lactobacillus panisapium genomic DNA:
- a CDS encoding type II toxin-antitoxin system RelE/ParE family toxin translates to MITHGFKKKSQKMPKKELDKALLRRKLYEQKYGVK, encoded by the coding sequence GTGATAACACACGGTTTCAAAAAGAAATCACAAAAAATGCCTAAGAAAGAATTAGACAAAGCACTGCTGCGCAGAAAGCTTTATGAACAAAAATATGGGGTGAAATAG
- a CDS encoding MarR family winged helix-turn-helix transcriptional regulator: protein MLLETDLKRINSLLTTVYSDIMRVEERELRKSEFKDISIRELHAIDVISMYEHKTSSQVASELMVTAGSLSTMVNKLVRKGYVIRIHGEDDRRIIRLGLTNRGRLIYRAHDSFHRHMVKKFIEGFDEEQIAIIERALLNLRAFLEFPPHIDNKKGH, encoded by the coding sequence ATGCTATTGGAAACAGATTTGAAAAGAATTAATAGCCTGTTAACAACGGTTTATTCCGATATCATGCGTGTAGAAGAACGTGAATTACGTAAGAGCGAATTTAAAGACATTTCAATTAGGGAACTGCATGCAATTGATGTCATTTCTATGTATGAGCATAAGACAAGCTCGCAAGTTGCTAGTGAATTAATGGTTACTGCCGGTTCATTATCAACAATGGTTAATAAGCTGGTACGCAAAGGCTATGTTATTCGGATTCACGGTGAAGATGATCGCAGAATTATTCGCCTAGGATTAACCAATCGCGGTCGTTTGATTTACCGAGCACACGACTCGTTTCACCGACACATGGTTAAGAAATTTATCGAAGGTTTTGATGAAGAGCAGATAGCCATTATTGAACGGGCTCTGCTTAATCTAAGGGCTTTTCTCGAATTTCCACCGCATATTGATAACAAGAAGGGGCATTAA
- the arcD gene encoding arginine-ornithine antiporter, with protein MADSKENGIALPALVALVVSSAIGSGIFDLPSTLAQAATPGAALIAWVITGIGILMLALCLNHLVLNKPELTGVSDYARAGFGDFVGFISGWGYWLSAWLGNVAFATMLMSSFGYFFPSLKSGNSVSAIIFASLISWALTILVTRGIESAAIINAIVTVTKMIPIFAFIVIAIINFKAGVFTSHFWANMSTNLQGSVTYSKATGSGIFEQIKGCMMVMMWVFVGIEGATTMAARAKKKSDAGKATIIGLISLLSIYVVVSILPYGYLPLSKLQTMRHPVLLYLFKEMTGPIGGAFIAIGLIISILGAWLSWTMLPVEATSLMAEQGLLPKWFGKLNKHRAPANSLWLTEILIQLFLITLLFTDQAYNFAYSLCTSAIAVCYALVGAYQLKLGLQQKELKVIIPGLIALVFEVLSMIFAGLQFLWLCTIAYVIGFVLYYKARKETGNSVGKLEWLFMVIIAVLAIGAIAALALGKLKI; from the coding sequence ATGGCTGATTCCAAAGAAAATGGTATTGCCCTGCCGGCCCTAGTTGCCTTAGTTGTTAGTTCCGCAATTGGGTCAGGAATTTTCGATTTACCGTCAACACTAGCTCAAGCAGCTACTCCAGGAGCAGCATTAATTGCTTGGGTGATTACGGGAATTGGAATTTTGATGCTGGCACTGTGTTTAAATCATTTAGTTTTGAATAAACCTGAATTAACTGGTGTATCAGACTATGCTCGTGCCGGATTTGGTGACTTTGTTGGCTTTATTTCAGGCTGGGGCTACTGGCTTTCAGCTTGGCTAGGCAATGTTGCTTTTGCCACAATGCTCATGTCATCGTTTGGTTACTTTTTCCCTTCATTAAAATCGGGTAATAGTGTTAGTGCAATTATCTTTGCTTCACTAATTTCGTGGGCATTGACAATCTTGGTTACCCGGGGAATTGAATCTGCTGCAATCATTAACGCAATCGTAACCGTTACTAAAATGATTCCAATTTTTGCTTTCATTGTGATCGCAATCATCAACTTCAAGGCCGGCGTTTTTACTAGCCACTTTTGGGCTAATATGTCCACCAATCTTCAGGGAAGCGTGACATATTCAAAGGCAACCGGTTCGGGTATTTTCGAGCAAATCAAGGGCTGTATGATGGTTATGATGTGGGTCTTTGTCGGTATTGAAGGGGCAACAACAATGGCTGCCCGGGCAAAGAAAAAATCAGATGCTGGTAAGGCAACAATCATCGGATTGATTTCACTCTTAAGTATCTATGTCGTAGTTTCAATCTTACCTTATGGTTATTTGCCACTAAGTAAATTGCAAACAATGCGGCACCCAGTATTACTTTACTTATTTAAAGAAATGACTGGACCAATTGGTGGGGCCTTCATTGCAATTGGTTTAATTATTTCGATTTTAGGTGCATGGCTTTCTTGGACAATGCTACCAGTTGAAGCGACGTCACTGATGGCGGAACAAGGACTTTTGCCCAAATGGTTTGGCAAGCTGAATAAACATCGTGCCCCTGCCAATTCCTTATGGCTAACCGAAATATTAATTCAACTCTTTCTAATAACCCTTTTATTTACTGATCAAGCATATAACTTTGCATACTCTTTATGTACATCTGCTATCGCTGTTTGCTATGCCTTGGTTGGTGCTTATCAATTGAAACTCGGTTTGCAACAAAAGGAATTAAAGGTCATTATTCCCGGCTTAATTGCCTTAGTTTTTGAAGTTCTTAGCATGATTTTTGCGGGACTGCAATTCTTGTGGCTATGCACTATTGCTTATGTAATAGGCTTTGTCCTGTACTACAAGGCACGTAAAGAAACGGGTAACAGTGTCGGCAAACTCGAATGGCTATTTATGGTTATTATTGCCGTATTAGCAATCGGGGCAATCGCTGCTTTGGCACTGGGTAAATTGAAGATATAA
- the fabF gene encoding beta-ketoacyl-ACP synthase II, translating to MTRVVVTGMGALTPIGNDLASFQAGLNKQQVGFAPISYFDASSTGVTLAGQLKDFDPLKYLAKKDTRRMDRFTQYAMYATAEAIQQAGINEANTNSERLGVIWGSGIGGLTTIQEQVIKWHDKGLDRVSPMFIPTAIANMAAGNISIKYNAQAISTTIVTACSSATNAIGEAFRQIKDGHADVMITGGSESAINESGIAGFAAITTLATATDPQRASIPFDQDRSGFVMGEGAGSIILESLEHAQKRGAKIWGEIVGYGVSSDAYHITSPDPAGTQAARAMKLALTEGKIAPEQVGYINAHGTSTKANDIAEAKAINQVFGADSNVLVSSTKSMTGHLLGAAGAVEAIATILALNSGQLPVNVGLKQQDPQCAINLVTKNNCHQQVDYALSNSFGFGGHNGVIAMKRWGD from the coding sequence ATGACAAGAGTAGTAGTTACGGGAATGGGAGCTCTAACTCCCATTGGTAATGATTTAGCCAGCTTTCAAGCAGGTTTAAACAAGCAGCAAGTCGGTTTTGCGCCTATTTCCTATTTTGATGCCAGTTCTACTGGCGTAACCTTAGCTGGACAATTGAAGGATTTCGATCCTCTGAAGTATTTAGCTAAAAAAGATACGAGGCGGATGGATCGGTTTACGCAATATGCGATGTATGCAACGGCCGAAGCCATTCAGCAAGCTGGTATTAATGAAGCAAATACCAATAGTGAACGTCTGGGCGTTATTTGGGGTAGTGGCATTGGCGGCTTGACTACGATTCAAGAACAGGTAATCAAGTGGCATGATAAAGGTCTTGACCGGGTTTCACCGATGTTTATCCCAACGGCGATTGCAAATATGGCCGCTGGCAACATTTCAATTAAATACAACGCACAAGCAATCAGTACAACAATTGTTACGGCCTGCAGCTCAGCTACAAATGCAATTGGCGAAGCCTTTCGGCAAATAAAGGATGGACATGCTGATGTCATGATTACCGGCGGATCGGAATCAGCAATTAATGAAAGCGGCATTGCCGGTTTTGCGGCAATTACAACTTTGGCAACAGCAACAGATCCCCAAAGAGCCAGTATCCCGTTTGATCAGGACCGCTCTGGCTTTGTGATGGGTGAGGGTGCTGGTTCAATCATCCTTGAGTCACTGGAACATGCGCAAAAAAGGGGCGCTAAAATATGGGGCGAGATTGTTGGTTACGGAGTCAGTTCTGATGCTTACCATATTACATCGCCTGATCCTGCTGGTACGCAAGCGGCCCGCGCAATGAAGTTGGCGCTTACGGAAGGTAAAATTGCACCAGAACAGGTCGGCTATATTAATGCTCATGGTACAAGTACAAAGGCTAATGATATAGCTGAAGCAAAGGCAATTAACCAGGTCTTTGGAGCGGATAGCAATGTCCTCGTTTCAAGTACCAAGAGCATGACCGGTCACTTGCTAGGAGCTGCTGGTGCTGTTGAAGCTATTGCCACCATTTTGGCCCTTAATTCTGGTCAATTACCAGTTAATGTGGGGCTCAAGCAGCAAGATCCGCAGTGTGCAATCAATTTGGTTACTAAAAATAATTGCCACCAGCAGGTTGATTACGCCTTAAGTAATTCGTTTGGCTTTGGTGGTCATAACGGGGTAATTGCAATGAAAAGATGGGGTGATTAG
- a CDS encoding helix-turn-helix domain-containing protein — MSFIDNYIEKRIEQNPKLAKGFAQEDFNLNAGVIVRKMRDDLNMTQKEFASYVGKSQATISRIESGSMNVSVGLLSEIANAAHRKIKLVLV; from the coding sequence ATGAGCTTTATTGATAATTACATTGAAAAAAGAATTGAACAGAATCCTAAGCTAGCCAAAGGATTTGCGCAAGAAGATTTTAATTTAAATGCTGGAGTAATAGTTCGCAAAATGCGGGATGATCTTAATATGACGCAAAAAGAATTTGCTAGCTATGTTGGTAAGTCGCAAGCAACAATCAGCCGTATCGAATCAGGTTCAATGAATGTTAGCGTGGGATTATTAAGCGAGATTGCTAATGCTGCCCACAGAAAAATCAAGCTGGTATTAGTTTGA
- the fabK gene encoding enoyl-[acyl-carrier-protein] reductase FabK, with protein MELSPLMKSLGLNYPIFQGGMAWVADGKLAASVSSAGGLGIIGAGNAPGDVVAAEIERAKSLTDRPFGVNVMLLSPYADDVVDVILANKDKVAVVTTGAGNPSKYLSEFKKAQIKVIPVVGSVALARMMERIGADAVIAEGMESGGHIGKLTTMALVPQVVDAVEIPVIAAGGIGDGRGLAAAFMLGAQGVQMGTRFLVAKESKIHPNYKKAVLRAKDASTMVTGEYAGHPSRVLKNKMAKDYIKLEKEEALQPEPDFAKLEEMGSGSLRRAVIDGDPDTGSFMAGEISGMVHEEQPAAEILAEVAEQAEKLLTGGR; from the coding sequence ATGGAATTAAGTCCATTAATGAAAAGTTTGGGACTTAACTATCCAATCTTTCAAGGCGGAATGGCTTGGGTTGCTGATGGTAAGTTGGCTGCCAGTGTTTCCAGTGCTGGTGGCCTAGGAATTATTGGTGCCGGCAATGCACCAGGCGATGTTGTAGCGGCAGAAATCGAGCGGGCAAAGTCGTTAACTGACCGTCCTTTTGGAGTCAATGTCATGTTGCTATCACCATATGCCGATGATGTGGTTGACGTAATCTTAGCCAATAAGGACAAAGTTGCCGTTGTCACTACTGGTGCCGGCAATCCTTCCAAGTATTTATCCGAATTTAAAAAAGCACAGATTAAGGTAATTCCTGTTGTCGGTTCAGTAGCACTTGCGCGAATGATGGAGCGCATTGGTGCTGATGCTGTCATTGCGGAAGGGATGGAATCCGGCGGTCATATTGGTAAATTGACAACGATGGCGCTGGTTCCACAAGTGGTAGATGCCGTGGAAATTCCGGTAATTGCTGCTGGTGGTATTGGTGATGGCCGCGGTCTTGCAGCTGCATTTATGTTAGGTGCACAAGGTGTTCAAATGGGTACCCGCTTTTTAGTTGCGAAAGAATCAAAGATTCATCCGAATTATAAAAAAGCTGTCTTGCGTGCTAAAGATGCCAGTACGATGGTAACCGGCGAATATGCCGGTCATCCTTCGCGCGTTTTGAAAAACAAGATGGCAAAGGACTATATCAAGCTGGAAAAAGAAGAAGCATTGCAGCCTGAGCCCGATTTTGCCAAATTAGAAGAGATGGGAAGCGGCAGTTTGCGCCGGGCAGTCATCGACGGGGATCCGGATACCGGTTCATTTATGGCCGGTGAAATTTCCGGCATGGTGCATGAAGAACAACCAGCTGCGGAGATTTTGGCTGAAGTAGCTGAACAAGCAGAAAAACTATTGACTGGCGGTCGTTAA
- a CDS encoding acyl carrier protein, producing the protein MTEQEIFEKVKEIIVAQTGESDAAVTPQANIKDDLNADSLDVFEVINELEDEFDIKIESEDGIQTVQDLVDFVQKQLAAKEG; encoded by the coding sequence ATGACAGAACAAGAAATTTTTGAAAAGGTAAAAGAAATTATTGTTGCCCAAACCGGAGAAAGCGATGCTGCAGTGACGCCGCAAGCAAATATCAAGGATGACTTAAATGCCGATAGTCTGGATGTTTTTGAAGTAATTAATGAATTGGAAGACGAGTTTGACATCAAGATTGAAAGTGAAGATGGTATTCAGACCGTTCAAGATTTGGTTGATTTTGTGCAAAAACAGCTAGCTGCGAAAGAGGGTTAA
- a CDS encoding beta-ketoacyl-ACP synthase III — protein sequence MGLKITQTASYVPPQVVSNDDLAEIMDTSDEWISSRTGIKQRHVSHGEQTSALAVKVAQSLLKKAAVAADQIDFIIVATMSPDFLTPSTAAIVQGKIHAQHALAFDLNSACSGFIYALAVADKLLAGPYHRGLVIGAEVLTKLVDWQDRSTAVLFGDGSGGVLVEKDAATAGIIAEDLRAFGEQAAILTAGYQPTVSAFSQDNTDQHKHYLEMQGRDVYTFATHEVPSSINRVLTQANWQKDDVDWYLLHQANGRILTVIAKHLNEPVAKFLNNVARYGNTSAASVAILLDEFVTSGDIQPGQKLILSGFGGGLTVASIALIF from the coding sequence ATGGGGTTAAAAATTACGCAAACAGCCAGCTATGTACCACCCCAAGTTGTCTCAAATGATGACTTGGCAGAGATAATGGACACTTCTGATGAATGGATTTCATCCCGCACTGGTATTAAACAGCGCCATGTTTCTCACGGTGAGCAGACTTCAGCTTTAGCTGTTAAGGTGGCGCAAAGTTTACTAAAAAAAGCGGCTGTTGCTGCTGATCAAATTGATTTTATCATTGTGGCTACAATGTCACCGGATTTTTTAACTCCCTCGACAGCTGCAATAGTGCAAGGAAAGATTCATGCCCAACATGCTTTAGCTTTTGACCTTAATTCCGCCTGCTCTGGGTTTATTTACGCCTTGGCCGTTGCGGATAAGTTGCTTGCTGGTCCTTATCACAGGGGGCTGGTCATTGGTGCAGAAGTTTTAACCAAGTTAGTTGACTGGCAAGATCGCTCTACTGCCGTGCTGTTTGGCGATGGTAGTGGTGGCGTACTTGTGGAAAAAGATGCCGCCACCGCGGGAATTATTGCTGAAGATTTGCGTGCATTTGGTGAACAGGCGGCGATTCTAACGGCCGGCTATCAGCCGACTGTTTCCGCCTTTAGCCAAGATAATACTGATCAGCATAAGCACTATTTGGAAATGCAGGGCCGCGATGTTTATACCTTCGCTACACATGAAGTGCCAAGCTCAATTAACCGGGTATTAACGCAGGCTAATTGGCAAAAAGATGATGTTGATTGGTATCTTTTGCATCAGGCCAATGGCCGCATCTTAACCGTAATTGCCAAACATCTTAATGAGCCAGTGGCTAAGTTTTTGAATAATGTTGCCCGTTACGGCAACACTTCGGCGGCTAGTGTGGCAATTTTGCTAGACGAATTTGTAACATCGGGTGATATTCAACCCGGCCAGAAATTAATTTTAAGCGGCTTTGGTGGCGGTCTGACGGTTGCCAGCATTGCACTGATTTTTTAA
- a CDS encoding helix-turn-helix domain-containing protein produces the protein MLDKFMHEWLYVSDYDVPVANNGFDGRAKMNGVDLDVKYLAMVVSSVTNLPEWRLAFDLDKNNRVYVMRPKQESKFLTSLPKETSVGIGKRHFDLSGSIKEALFALLLSNKFDSIVHYDEVANMYSIVHSSLDYPDVRKKLSQLDEDTQLTLWLYTKKQATLSSLAHILMVHPKTIEYRLEKIRQATQLNPKVGIDLLPLTVAYLKEKTENLGILETELQSFSDDMLPRDRTISVSLD, from the coding sequence ATGCTTGATAAGTTTATGCATGAATGGCTATATGTATCTGACTACGATGTTCCTGTCGCAAACAATGGATTTGATGGCCGCGCAAAAATGAATGGAGTTGATTTGGATGTGAAATATCTTGCTATGGTTGTTTCTTCTGTTACCAACTTGCCCGAATGGCGTTTAGCGTTTGATCTTGACAAGAACAATCGGGTTTATGTAATGCGGCCTAAGCAAGAAAGTAAATTTTTAACTAGTTTACCCAAAGAAACCAGTGTTGGTATAGGTAAACGACATTTCGACCTATCTGGGAGTATTAAAGAGGCACTTTTTGCCTTATTGTTAAGTAATAAATTTGATTCAATTGTTCACTACGATGAAGTAGCCAATATGTATAGTATCGTTCATTCTTCACTGGACTATCCTGATGTCAGGAAAAAATTAAGCCAGTTAGATGAAGATACGCAACTAACTTTATGGCTATATACTAAAAAGCAGGCTACATTGTCTTCACTTGCCCATATTTTGATGGTTCACCCCAAAACAATTGAGTATCGCCTTGAAAAAATCAGACAGGCTACTCAGTTAAATCCTAAAGTAGGAATCGATTTATTACCTCTGACAGTTGCTTATCTAAAAGAAAAAACCGAAAATCTCGGCATTTTGGAAACAGAATTACAAAGCTTTTCTGATGATATGTTGCCACGAGATCGGACAATCTCAGTTAGTCTCGATTAG
- the accB gene encoding acetyl-CoA carboxylase biotin carboxyl carrier protein, which translates to MKFAEIQELIAQIDQSEIQKLELDFEGGHILIDKRDIADQPVQVTGTGEEAAKQQEQASPALPTASAKAVPESAKQATEVKANTVQVKAPLVGIVYLQPSPDKPQYKKVGDHVQKGEVVCLIEAMKMMTEIKSTSSGTITEILVANEEVVEYDQPLMTIIPD; encoded by the coding sequence ATGAAATTTGCGGAAATTCAAGAATTAATCGCACAAATTGATCAAAGTGAAATTCAAAAGCTTGAGTTGGATTTTGAAGGTGGCCATATTTTAATTGATAAACGAGACATTGCTGACCAGCCGGTTCAGGTAACCGGCACAGGTGAAGAAGCTGCTAAGCAGCAGGAGCAAGCCAGCCCCGCACTGCCGACAGCTTCAGCCAAGGCTGTCCCTGAATCTGCTAAACAAGCTACTGAGGTAAAAGCTAATACAGTGCAAGTTAAGGCGCCACTGGTCGGCATCGTCTATTTGCAGCCAAGTCCCGATAAACCGCAATATAAAAAAGTTGGCGATCATGTTCAAAAGGGCGAAGTTGTTTGCTTGATTGAAGCGATGAAAATGATGACTGAGATCAAAAGCACTAGCAGTGGAACAATTACTGAAATCTTGGTGGCTAATGAAGAAGTGGTTGAGTACGATCAACCATTGATGACGATTATTCCTGATTAA
- the arcC gene encoding carbamate kinase — translation MKRIVVALGGNAILTDDPSAQAQQAALLRTANYLTDFIAQGDIQLVITHGNGPQVGNLLLQELAGSSESNPAMPLDTVGAMTQGEIGLWLANALDMKADERQLPVKIMTMLTRTVVDEHDKAFQNPSKPIGVFYQENEVNEVKKEHPDWQLVEDAGRGFRRVVPSPKPLSIMEADAIKSLVEKGMTLIAAGGGGVPVIKSGEEIRGVEAVIDKDFSAAKLAELVDADQLIILTAVKYVAINYHKPSQRDLHQVKVAEMKQFLSENQFAPGSMKPKVEAAISFVEKSNKPAVITSLDNISSYLKNGDGTIILPD, via the coding sequence ATGAAAAGAATTGTTGTTGCTTTGGGTGGAAATGCCATCCTGACTGATGATCCATCAGCACAAGCGCAGCAAGCCGCATTATTGAGAACAGCTAATTATTTAACTGACTTTATCGCTCAGGGCGATATTCAGTTAGTAATTACTCATGGAAATGGTCCACAAGTTGGCAATTTGTTATTGCAGGAACTTGCGGGTAGTTCAGAAAGTAATCCTGCGATGCCTCTTGATACAGTAGGCGCAATGACGCAGGGTGAAATTGGACTGTGGCTTGCCAACGCACTTGATATGAAAGCTGATGAACGTCAATTACCGGTAAAAATTATGACGATGCTGACTAGAACAGTGGTTGATGAACACGATAAAGCTTTTCAGAATCCGTCAAAACCAATCGGAGTTTTTTACCAAGAAAATGAAGTTAATGAAGTAAAAAAGGAACATCCGGATTGGCAGCTTGTCGAAGATGCTGGTCGCGGATTTAGACGGGTAGTTCCTTCACCAAAACCATTAAGTATTATGGAAGCTGATGCGATCAAGTCGCTGGTAGAAAAGGGCATGACACTAATTGCTGCTGGTGGCGGTGGTGTTCCCGTTATTAAATCTGGTGAGGAAATTCGCGGTGTTGAAGCGGTTATTGACAAGGACTTTTCTGCGGCTAAACTGGCTGAGCTAGTAGATGCCGATCAATTGATTATTTTGACCGCAGTGAAATATGTTGCAATAAACTATCACAAGCCATCACAAAGAGATTTGCATCAGGTTAAGGTTGCAGAAATGAAACAATTTCTTAGTGAAAATCAATTTGCACCTGGATCGATGAAACCTAAAGTAGAAGCTGCGATTTCATTTGTTGAAAAGTCGAATAAACCGGCTGTTATTACCTCACTAGACAATATCTCTTCGTACCTCAAAAATGGTGACGGAACAATTATTTTGCCAGACTAA
- a CDS encoding biotin--[acetyl-CoA-carboxylase] ligase, whose protein sequence is MLLADLPLQINWWQTCKSTNLAAKEDFLANGYDGPKLFGSDVQTGGYGKNARPFISNQGGIYLSLVIKVPQLTGQNQGLLTTGIAWQLYETIKQELQIETELKWVNDLFWQGKKIAGILVECPAPHVAIIGIGCNLFQTHLSEELPGATNLLTAQPTTEKTCHLISNLIHHLFSFIPNFIHSDFLPQYKKHMMLLNKKVTLQLGQTTIQGRAVDLTPMGNLILETETGSRSFNAGEITRIR, encoded by the coding sequence ATGTTGCTAGCAGATTTGCCATTGCAAATCAATTGGTGGCAAACATGCAAATCGACTAATTTAGCTGCTAAAGAAGATTTCTTAGCAAATGGTTATGACGGTCCCAAACTGTTTGGCAGTGACGTGCAGACTGGTGGTTATGGCAAAAATGCTCGCCCCTTCATCTCAAATCAAGGGGGAATCTACCTATCACTAGTAATTAAAGTGCCGCAACTTACCGGGCAAAATCAGGGCCTGTTAACCACTGGCATTGCTTGGCAGCTTTACGAAACCATTAAACAAGAATTACAGATAGAAACAGAGCTTAAATGGGTTAATGATCTTTTCTGGCAGGGCAAAAAAATAGCGGGCATTCTGGTTGAATGTCCCGCTCCACACGTTGCCATTATTGGTATTGGCTGCAACCTTTTTCAAACTCATCTAAGCGAAGAGTTACCCGGTGCGACTAATTTGCTTACTGCCCAGCCGACCACTGAAAAAACTTGTCATTTAATCAGTAATTTAATCCACCACCTATTTTCTTTTATCCCCAATTTTATCCACAGCGATTTCCTCCCCCAATATAAAAAACATATGATGCTTTTAAACAAAAAAGTTACCCTCCAATTGGGTCAAACCACCATTCAAGGACGCGCAGTTGACCTAACACCTATGGGTAACTTAATTTTGGAAACTGAAACAGGCAGTCGGTCATTTAATGCTGGCGAAATTACTAGAATCCGCTAA
- a CDS encoding ACP S-malonyltransferase, giving the protein MIGLLFSGQGAQKTGLTLDLYQSVPHYRQLIDQASNILQFDLPDLLYDQEQAQRLAATEYAQPAILAVSYALNQVLQDSVDIPAFGIGLSLGEYSALASAHNIDFVSALRLIQKRGELMGKASKQHPGVMVAVMKSSLPKIKTVLATVQDLGEIGIANVNTPKQVVIGGAEKPVTKACSELTAQGARVVPLRVSGAFHTPLMQSIQSDLNAELRQVNWQKGRFPVYSTTTQTEFTPANLTTNLTNQLVSSTYFAKTLMQHQDKLTAVVELGPGQTLLSFARKVVVGVPTYRTDSCADMQAAVSALEAMK; this is encoded by the coding sequence ATGATTGGATTACTATTTAGTGGACAAGGAGCACAAAAAACCGGGCTTACGCTAGATTTATATCAATCAGTACCGCATTATCGTCAGTTGATTGATCAGGCCAGCAATATTTTGCAGTTTGACTTACCTGATCTACTTTATGATCAGGAACAAGCACAGCGATTGGCGGCAACTGAATATGCACAGCCAGCTATCTTAGCAGTGAGTTATGCACTTAACCAAGTATTGCAGGATAGCGTAGATATACCTGCTTTTGGCATTGGTCTTAGTTTAGGCGAATACAGTGCACTTGCGAGTGCGCATAACATTGATTTTGTTTCAGCTTTGCGGCTTATCCAAAAACGCGGCGAACTAATGGGAAAAGCAAGCAAGCAACATCCTGGTGTGATGGTGGCCGTGATGAAAAGTTCGCTACCTAAAATTAAGACGGTTTTAGCAACTGTCCAAGATTTAGGAGAAATCGGCATTGCTAACGTTAATACCCCAAAGCAAGTGGTAATTGGCGGGGCGGAAAAGCCTGTCACCAAGGCATGTAGTGAGTTAACTGCTCAGGGTGCGCGGGTAGTGCCGCTGCGGGTTAGCGGAGCTTTTCACACTCCGTTAATGCAGTCGATTCAGTCAGATCTTAATGCCGAATTAAGGCAAGTTAACTGGCAAAAAGGGCGCTTTCCGGTATACAGTACAACGACGCAAACAGAATTTACGCCCGCGAATTTGACGACAAATTTAACTAATCAGCTAGTGAGTTCAACTTATTTTGCTAAGACATTAATGCAGCACCAAGATAAATTAACCGCGGTAGTCGAGCTTGGTCCCGGTCAAACTTTACTGTCTTTTGCCCGTAAAGTGGTTGTTGGTGTGCCAACTTACCGCACGGATAGTTGTGCTGACATGCAAGCTGCAGTTAGTGCATTGGAGGCAATGAAATAA
- the fabG gene encoding 3-oxoacyl-[acyl-carrier-protein] reductase, whose product MDLKDKVVLITGSSRGIGLAIAQAFAQNHAKIVLNARKPVAPAIITELKKYGNDVIDLSADITDVSAVKEMIAQIYAQFNQLDVVVNNAGIVKDGLLNRMSEEDFQSVIDTNLIGTFNVIRQAVRPMYKQRSGCFINLASVIGLTGNIGQANYAASKAGVIGLTKSVAKEVAMRNLRCNAIAPGMIATQMTQNLSSKLEQQIIDQIPLKRLGQVEEVAQAAIFLAQSDYITGQTITVDGGLTMQ is encoded by the coding sequence ATGGATTTAAAAGATAAAGTTGTTTTGATAACAGGCAGCTCACGCGGCATTGGTCTGGCTATCGCACAAGCTTTTGCGCAAAATCATGCCAAGATTGTTTTAAATGCGCGTAAACCGGTAGCACCAGCAATCATTACAGAACTAAAAAAATATGGTAATGATGTAATTGATCTTAGCGCCGATATAACGGATGTCTCTGCTGTCAAAGAAATGATTGCCCAGATTTATGCCCAATTTAATCAGTTAGATGTCGTGGTTAATAATGCCGGAATTGTCAAGGATGGCTTGTTGAACCGAATGTCAGAAGAAGATTTTCAAAGCGTGATTGATACTAATCTGATTGGTACGTTTAATGTTATCAGACAAGCAGTCAGACCAATGTATAAGCAGCGCAGTGGTTGTTTTATCAATCTGGCAAGTGTAATTGGGTTGACCGGTAATATTGGGCAAGCAAATTATGCCGCCAGTAAGGCAGGAGTAATCGGCTTAACCAAGTCTGTTGCAAAAGAAGTTGCCATGCGTAACTTGCGGTGCAACGCGATTGCACCTGGAATGATTGCTACTCAGATGACCCAAAATCTTAGTTCTAAATTAGAGCAGCAGATAATTGACCAGATTCCACTTAAGCGTCTAGGCCAAGTGGAAGAAGTGGCGCAGGCGGCTATTTTCTTAGCTCAAAGTGATTATATAACCGGCCAAACAATTACCGTCGATGGCGGTTTAACCATGCAGTAA